One genomic region from Cyclopterus lumpus isolate fCycLum1 chromosome 20, fCycLum1.pri, whole genome shotgun sequence encodes:
- the skida1 gene encoding SKI/DACH domain-containing protein 1 produces the protein MGDLQWGFEEMQGVRLGYLLIKGKQMFALSQVFTDLLKNIPRTTVHKRMDHLKVKKHHCDLEELRKLKAINSIAFHAAKCTLISREDVEALYFSCKTERVLKSNKRKAKAACSPGDGDASPGLLSADAELWKEKVWFSLHGVPETLALHNKTGRRRELTPCLTDSKLPQFYNKTHGREYRSETKSSHKHFKNYETANIAGNRVTLSQRQSFFRSAGSRQPVVRQSAIAAQSRLSRSAGDLLHKRKRRREGGGGRDSARHSLSRSRHAHHHVPPVLLVQPKSPGSHGTSFGAFHLGPDFYLDPRPHHHHHHQHHHHHHHHHEPSFPESCSSDTESSTYSDRAYPDSDFGSGLSTTSNSGSSEEEDEDGAEDEDDTQSESSEVSSDEEESSSQSDSSSVSSRVSVQSIRFRRARVGSLAKGLNTSKAPLVLQPTFHYNNQHQHEKQHRTLGYGAASQTGVSRPEKRPKCEFIRGETRQDFVPLHPPTFNSTAIGESFFTESKREKAFEADSSRVDHVGELAPYSRGPTRYKAFNTACRTPGHPTKGHPGLNAQCDQVKDAKIHRCAEKREAKTGSLRLPTPLKKIKTEPEELSVTAVPHSDDGRTARTPPFNLHSVKVKVEESCDEYEYQSQAAAVKCKEESTSGQYPIKHGDFFNSGVKATKKSPDVPPRSPCGPQEYGSTQDTPCIDEGEHRNNNCRVTVLGNKKPRVSRTQSKLNLPMVNKTAFSSCSSSSSSSPPSSSSCSRPAGSEEVSTKDLPSRRKRSTAASPAKTPFSLIANFPSPPSLVVGSDGDLCPAYSLNSMRGPGPPPLSHPVWRWKPGGQILPPPLAQRTRKY, from the coding sequence ATGGGAGACCTGCAGTGGGGCTTTGAGGAAATGCAAGGAGTGAGATTGGGGTACCTGCTCATCAAAGGCAAGCAAATGTTTGCTTTGTCTCAGGTATTCACCGACCTGCTGAAGAACATCCCTCGGACCACGGTGCACAAGCGCATGGACCACCTGAAGGTGAAGAAGCACCACTGTGACCTGGAGGAGCTGCGGAAGCTTAAAGCAATAAACTCTATAGCTTTCCATGCCGCTAAATGCACCCTCATATCGCGGGAGGACGTGGAGGCTCTGTATTTCTCCTGCAAGACGGAGCGGGTTTTGAAGTCCAACAAAAGGAAAGCGAAAGCGGCGTGTTCCCCCGGGGATGGGGATGCGTCCCCGGGACTCCTCAGTGCTGACGCCGAACTGTGGAAGGAAAAAGTTTGGTTTAGTTTGCACGGGGTCCCGGAGACTCTCGCGCTCCACAACAAAAcgggcaggaggagagagctgACGCCTTGCCTCACCGACTCCAAACTACCTCAATTCTACAACAAAACCCACGGACGGGAGTACCGTTCGGAGACCAAGTCCAGtcacaaacactttaaaaactaTGAAACAGCGAACATAGCAGGGAACCGTGTTACTCTGAGCCAAAGGCAATCGTTTTTCCGCAGCGCGGGGAGCCGGCAGCCGGTGGTGCGTCAGTCCGCCATAGCTGCTCAGTCCAGGCTCTCGCGCTCAGCCGGCGACCTACTTcacaaaaggaagaggaggcgcGAGGGGGGCGGCGGCAGGGACAGCGCGAGGCACTCGTTGAGCAGGAGCAGACACGCGCACCACCACGTACCGCCGGTGCTGCTCGTACAACCCAAATCGCCCGGAAGTCACGGGACTTCTTTTGGCGCTTTTCACCTCGGTCCGGATTTCTATCTTGACCCCagacctcaccaccaccaccaccaccagcatcaccaccaccaccaccatcaccacgaGCCGAGCTTCCCGGAGAGTTGCAGCAGCGACACCGAGTCCAGCACCTACTCGGACCGGGCGTACCCGGACTCGGACTTCGGCTCCGGCCTCTCCACCACCAGCAACTCCGGGAgctccgaggaggaggacgaggacggcgCCGAGGATGAAGACGACACGCAGTCGGAGAGTTCAGAGGTCAGCtcagacgaggaggagagctcTTCTCAGTCCGACTCGAGCTCTGTTTCGAGCCGCGTTTCGGTCCAGAGCATTCGGTTCAGACGGGCCCGGGTTGGTTCTCTCGCCAAAGGTCTCAACACGAGTAAAGCACCGTTGGTCCTGCAGCCCACGTTTCACTACAACAACCAGCATCAACACGAGAAGcaacacaggacactgggatATGGCGCCGCTTCGCAGACCGGGGTCAGCAGACCGGAGAAACGACCGAAATGTGAGTTCATACGCGGTGAAACGAGACAGGACTTTGTGCCCTTACATCCACCCACATTTAACTCAACTGCTATCGGGGAGAGCTTTTTCACTGAGTCCAAAAGGGAGAAGGCGTTTGAGGCCGATTCAAGCAGGGTTGACCACGTGGGCGAGCTGGCCCCTTATTCACGGGGACCCACCCGGTATAAGGCTTTTAACACCGCGTGCAGGACACCGGGACATCCCACCAAGGGCCACCCGGGACTGAACGCACAATGTGACCAGGTCAAAGACGCCAAGATCCACAGATGCGCCGAGAAAAGGGAGGCGAAAACCGGCAGCCTAAGACTGCCCACTCcgctgaaaaaaataaagaccgAGCCAGAGGAGCTCTCTGTGACCGCCGTGCCCCACTCGGACGACGGCAGGACAGCCAGGACGCCGCCCTTCAACCTCCACAGTGTGAAAGTTAAAGTGGAGGAAAGCTGTGATGAATATGAATACCAGAGTCAGGCTGCTGCAGTCAAATGTAAAGAAGAGAGCACCAGTGGCCAATATCCCATTAAACACGGGGACTTTTTTAACAGTGGGGTTAAAGCCACAAAGAAGAGCCCCGATGTGCCCCCCAGGTCCCCCTGTGGTCCTCAGGAATACGGGAGCACCCAGGACACCCCGTGTATCGACGAGGGGGAGCACCGGAACAACAACTGCAGGGTTACGGTGCTCGGGAATAAGAAACCTCGAGTTTCCAGGACGCAATCAAAACTGAACCTCCCCATGGTCAACAAGACAGCATTTTcatcctgttcctcctcttcttcttcttcccctccatCTTCTTCGTCTTGTTCTCGCCCCGCGGGCAGCGAAGAGGTATCCACGAAGGATTTACCAAGCAGACGCAAACGCAGCACTGCAGCATCGCCTGCAAAAACGCCTTTCAGCCTGATAGCGAATTTCCCATCGCCGCCGTCGCTGGTTGTCGGCAGCGACGGGGATTTGTGCCCTGCTTACTCCCTGAACTCGATGAGGGGTCCCGGGCCTCCCCCTCTGTCCCACCCCGTGTGGAGGTGGAAGCCAGGCGGCCAGATTCTCCCTCCCCCACTCGCTCAGAGAACTAGGAAAtactga